The Etheostoma spectabile isolate EspeVRDwgs_2016 chromosome 23, UIUC_Espe_1.0, whole genome shotgun sequence genome includes a window with the following:
- the LOC116672830 gene encoding peroxisome proliferator-activated receptor alpha, with the protein MAGDLFSPPSPLGDSLLDSPLCGDLMADLHNISQSIEDDMLGFDFPVYQSTGSGSESSIALDTLTPASSPSSVVCGAAPGPEESFSPLNLECRVCSDKASGFHYGVHACEGCKGFFRRTIRLKLEYDKCEHNCKIQKKNRNKCQYCRFHKCLSVGMSHNAIRFGRMPQAEKLKLKAESKMVEKEVESPMLADHKILVGQIHEAYMKNFNMNKAKARLILTGKTSKPPFIIHDMETFQLAERTFAVHMLNDDCPEPESGLQAGAVIPAAGCRELQQREAEARLFHCCQSTSVETVTELTEFAKAVPGFQSLNLNDQVTLLKYGVYEALFTLLASCMNKDGLLVARGGGFITREFLKSLRRPFSDMMEPKFQFATRFNSLELNDSDLALFVAAIICCGDRPGLVEVPLVEQLQESIVQALQLHLLANHPDDTFLFPRLLQKLADLRELVTEHAQLVQEIETSEDTSLHPLLQEIYRDMY; encoded by the exons ATGGCAGGGGATCTCTTTAGCCCCCCGTCCCCACTTGGGGATTCCCTACTGGACAGTCCGCTGTGTGGAGACCTGATGGCGGATCTTCACAACATCTCCCAGTCTATAGAAGACGACATGTTGGGATTTGATTTCCCGGTGTACCAGAGCACTGGCTCGGGGTCCGAGAGCTCCATTGCACTGG ACACCTTGACCCCGGCCTCCAGTCCATCGTCGGTGGTGTGTGGAGCAGCGCCGGGCCCAGAGGAGAGCTTCAGCCCCCTCAACCTGGAGTGCCGGGTGTGCTCAGACAAGGCCTCAGGCTTCCACTACGGGGTGCATGCCTGTGAGGGCTGCAAG GGTTTCTTCAGAAGGACCATCCGGCTAAAGCTGGAATATGATAAGTGTGAACACAACTGCAAAATCCAAAAGAAGAACCGCAACAAGTGCCAGTACTGCCGATTCCACAAGTGTCTCTCTGTGGGGATGTCCCACAACG CTATTCGGTTTGGTCGGATGCCTCAGGCGGAGAAGCTAAAGTTAAAGGCAGAAAGCAAAATGGTGGAGAAAGAAGTGGAAAGCCCCATGCTGGCCGACCACAAGATTCTGGTCGGACAGATCCACGAAGCCTACATGAAAAACTTCAACATGAACAAGGCGAAAGCTCGGCTCATACTGACCGGAAAGACCAGCAAGCCg cCTTTCATCATTCATGATATGGAGACGTTCCAGCTGGCAGAAAGGACATTTGCCGTCCATATGTTAAACGATGACTGTCCAGAGCCCGAGAGCGGCCTTCAAGCAGGGGCGGTGATTCCGGCTGCGGGGTGTAGGGAGCTCCAGCAGAGGGAGGCTGAAGCCAGGCTCTTCCACTGCTGTCAGAGCACCTCGGTGGAGACCGTCACCGAGCTGACGGAGTTTGCCAAGGCAGTGCCGGGTTTCCAGAGCCTGAATCTGAATGATCAG GTCACTCTTTTGAAGTACGGTGTTTACGAAGCCCTCTTCACGCTCCTGGCCTCCTGCATGAACAAAGACGGCCTCCTGGTGGCCCGTGGTGGAGGCTTCATCACCCGAGAGTTCCTCAAGAGCCTCCGGCGGCCATTTAGTGACATGATGGAGCCCAAATTCCAGTTTGCCACACGCTTCAATTCCCTGGAGCTGAACGACAGTGACCTGGCCCTTTTTGTGGCAGCCATTATCTGCTGTGGAG ATCGCCCAGGCTTGGTGGAGGTGCCTTTAGTGGAGCAGCTGCAGGAAAGCATCGTTCAGGCACTACAGCTCCACCTGCTGGCCAATCACCCGGACGACACCTTCCTCTTTCCCAGACTGCTACAGAAACTGGCCGACCTCCGAGAGCTGGTCACCGAGCACGCTCAGTTGGTGCAGGAAATCGAGACATCAGAGGACACGTCGCTGCACCCGCTCCTGCAAGAGATATACAGGGACATGTACTGA
- the cdpf1 gene encoding cysteine-rich DPF motif domain-containing protein 1, with amino-acid sequence MEKTTSDTRQKTFTCQLCGLSSPFTYFGQKPPNTRAIVLLEECFVTQDPFSPDKEKFLVLGSTCSVCSICVCVGSDCSLFYTKRFCMQCVSKHLDQFPRQIQTELAKKKQSSKAAVS; translated from the exons atggagaaaaCTACAAGCGATACCCgtcaaaaaacatttacatgccAGTTGTGTGGTTTAAGTAGTCCCTTTACTTACTTCGGCCAGAAACCACCAAACACCAGAGCCATTGT GTTGCTTGAGGAGTGTTTTGTGACTCAGGACCCCTTTAGTCCGGACAAGGAAAAGTTCCTTGTTTTAGGCTCTACCTGCAGCGTGTGCAGcatatgtgtctgtgttggaTCG GACTGCAGCCTTTTCTACACCAAGAGGTTTTGCATGCAGTGTGTGAGCAAGCACTTGGACCAGTTCCCCCGTCAAATTCAGACCGAGCTGGCCAAGAAGAAGCAGAGCTCCAAGGCCGCCGTCTCGTGA
- the cdkn1ba gene encoding cyclin-dependent kinase inhibitor 1Ba: MIRAEYARIIPVTLHFKGILLGSRSLTGFGCCLFCFFPPCHMCNKMSDVRLSNASPTLERVDARQPDNVRPSVRRNLFGRPDPEEIQRNVTASIRENVRSFTETYNFDPVNDRPLAPRNYVWEEDHNAPEFYVRQPHRSQRPQRDEDFRGDNNRQDAETRSELQSDQPQRDGSRKRRSGTSGPCSSECEKKRSHTDEDDDEDKSDGAGSQAVKAEEERPSRSEESADVQ; this comes from the exons ATGATACGCGCGGAGTATGCACGCATCATCCCTGtgactttgcattttaaagGAATACTACTTGGAAGTAGAAGTTTAACAGggtttggttgttgtttgttttgtttttttccgccTTGTCATATGTGCAACAAAATGTCAGATGTTCGCCTTTCTAATGCGAGCCCGACATTGGAGAGGGTGGATGCGCGGCAGCCAGACAACGTCAGACCTTCGGTCCGCAGAAACCTTTTCGGCAGACCTGACCCAGAGGAGATACAAAGGAATGTGACGGCTTCGATACGGGAAAATGTGCGGAGTTTCACGGAGACGTACAATTTCGATCCCGTCAACGACAGACCGCTCGCTCCGCGCAATTACGTCTGGGAGGAGGACCACAACGCACCGGAATTTTATGTCCGACAGCCTCACAGGAGCCAGCGGCCCCAGCGAGATGAGGACTTCCGTGGCGATAACAACCGGCAGGATGCCGAGACGAGGAGTGAGCTCCAGTCGGATCAACCACAAAGAGACGGTTCGAGAAAAAGACGTTCAGGAACTTCAG GTCCCTGCTCCAGCGAGTGTGAGAAGAAAAGGTCGCATACTGAcgaagatgatgatgaagataaGTCGGACGGTGCAGGAAGCCAGGCGGTAAAAGCCGAGGAGGAGAGACCCAGCAGGTCAGAGGAGAGCGCGGATGTGCAGTGA